CAAGTTTTTGGATTTGATGATTAAAATAAGCGACGGACCACAGATAGGTAGGTGTTGGGAATTGGCAAAAGTAATTACTGTATGCTTGCCTGGCAGTGGTAGCTGCACTCTGCAGCCAAGGATTTAAGATTTGCCTAACTGCTGTGACATCAATAAAACTCTGATGACTTAAATATCGGACTCCAAGAATAACTCATAAGAGACgtagtcaattttttttggtaaagaaGAAACGTAGTCAGATAGTGATCTTTCATACCTCAATATGTACTAATTTCATTATTCTTTGATCCTTTTCATTTGTGTGGTCGAACTTCGCAAATAGGCATATTGTTCAACTTCAATATGAAGTGATTTTCTGAATGTGCTTCCCCTGTTAACCACAAAAAATGAGTGGAAAACATATATAGCAAAATAAATCACTGtctacatacatgcatcatgCATTTAATACTCTCTcgcgaaaaaaaaaaaaaaaagaagtcatTTTCAAAAGATAAATGGATAGATATTTCTATGTTTAACTTCTTTTTATGAGCGTATTTAGTGATTTTTAAgatgtaaatttaaattagttgagtcaataaattttatgatatcggagggtcaaaattaaacaataaaaagGGATTGTTGGTGACGAGTTGTCAAGACTACCAGGCGGTATTAACTCTATTTCTACCATCCTTTTGAAATAACCATAttaataatactaatatcaacggaacaacaacaatataagcCCTATCACCGCCAGTTTTCAGGGCTTGGAAGAAAAACCTGCCTCCTCTCNATAGATATTTCTATGTTTAACTTCTTTCTATGAGCGTATTTAGTGATTTTTAAgatgtaaatttaaattagttgtaTTTTATGATATCGGAGGAgtcaaaattaaacaataaaaagGGATTGTTGGTGACGAGTTGCCAAGACTACCAGGCGGTATTAACTCTATTTCTACCATCCTTTTGAAATAACCATAttaataatactaatatcaacggaacaacaacaatataagcCCTATCACCGCCAGTTTTCAGGGCTTGGAAGAAAAACCTGCCTCCTCTCAAATTTGATGAGTAATAAATAGCAAAGATCATTAGATTCTGCATTTAATCTACTGGTGTTTGGTAACAGTAATCTTAACTCTACGAATGATAAATTTGTAGAAGAGAACTTGACAACAATTTAAAAGCAATGTGAAATGGAGATAGGATCCTACAAGAGGCTCTTATCAAAACAAACGGAGCTCAACTCAATCCATGTACTATATTAACATTGAATGTAACTCAAACATCACATGTACTGGAATTAACAGCTCCATAAGAACCTATTTTACTCTGAATAATATGAGTAAATTGAGTCAACTGAATTTGAGCTGTACAAGTCTAGTAACTTAGTTGAGTGAGGACCAAAGCAAGTTTATGAGTATCATTACAATTAGGACCCCTATTGTACACTAGCTGCAACATCCACCTCTTTGAGCAACCGCTCCATCCCTTGGACCAGCTGGACCTTGCGTACGCCCATAACCAACCTTGATTCCAGATGACTGCAACAGTAGCAAGTGAGGTATGTTAGAAAATGTATCAATGATAACGTTCATCCCAAGGGGATAAAAAAAGGATAACTGTGTACAGCAGATCGGAAACAACTCCTTGGTTGGGACACCCAAAATATCAGGCCCACTAAAACTTACCCTTCCATTTATAGGAAGTTAACAACCAACTAAACAACGATTTCACCCATCTAAGTTGCCCATATCCAGAGCTTGCAAACAAAAGATCTTATCCTATTGTAGTTACTCACACAGATTCTAAAACGAGATGCTCATGAAAGCAGTACAATTAGTAATGATGAAAATGCCTCGTCATACATTTACGCGGAAAACTATTTGTTTACCTCGTTGGAGACATCAAAAACACCTTCTTGGATCTTTTGAAGTATCTTGGCAGCAGTCTGTATAAAGGCCTGTGAATCCATTGCATTAGTTTAAGAAATTAGCTTCAATGGAATTTGATAAAAGCGACATAGTATATAAGAGATGCCATGGGCACCGGCTAATATGTATACCTCCTCAACACTTTGAGCAGTTCTAGCAGACGCCTCAAGAAACAAAAGCCcattttcttttgcaaattGTTCTCCCTCCTCTTTACTGACAGCTCTTCGATGAGACAGATCACTCTTATTTCCTACCAGCATTATAGTCATATTTGGATTTGCATGCTGCCTAGCATCTTCAAGCCAGCTGGCTAGGTGATTAAATGTCTCTCTCCTAGACAACAGAACAATTACTAGCTTTAACAAAATGCTGATGAAAAATCATACGGGAAATGAATATCAGAATTAAATACTAGAACCATTGGAGACAATCATTCCGCAAGATGTGTAAATATGAATATAGGTACTGATACAACTGAGCTAGTGCTCTGCTAGAATCATCACACTGACTTAACTAATCTGATGGAAAATATTCCTGTCAAGTTACCAGTTTCCAATTTATTCAACTTGTCAGTATAATTTTACTCCAAGAATCCAATATTCAGTATGTGAAATCCCAAACATACTTCTCTTATTACAATCTGCTAAAATATGTACATGATACACCAATGATGCACACACTTCATTAGTTCATACAATTAATATGCTAACTACTAATAATTTCCATGTCCAGCCAAAAATTCTAAAGTTATTTGTGTCACTTTCGGTAAACTACAGCCAATTGGAATGATTTGGCTTAACAAGTAAAGTTCATCAAATAATGTTGCAACAACAAAAGTATCGCCCATTTAGTCCACAAGATGGTCTGTTTGGTAGGGAGGGGATGTTTTCCATACAAAATACGTGAGGTTTCatacttattttcttgtatttggTATATATGCAAAAATTTATTATCCAAAAGCATTTTGTATATTATCTAGGAAAATACTATAAGAGGTGGGGGTAGAGGGGTAGGGGATGAGGGACTATGGGGGTGGGGCGTGTTGGAGGGTGGGGAGGATGCAATAAGTGTGGTATGCCACTTCCATCatggaagtcattttcctcatttttgaagaatttgtttCCTAGAgaaaattttccaaaactttgaccaaccaaacatggaaaattgaaaaaaaaacatttttggtGTGTTTGCAATGGAGGGTTGGTCAATATTTTTAGATAACATGTCTCTAGGAAAGCAAGTTTCCtaaatggaaaatattttcctccataccaaacacatcctaagttaaagttttaaatatctTATTTCTGCATATTAATGACTTGAAGGGAAGTGGAATGTCTACAAGAATCCTCAATTAGTGTTTCATATGATCAGAGACCCGCTTGACATCTCAAGAATTTTTGCCTCTACAGTAAAGCAGGGCTTCTGTGCAAGAGGACTTGGCAATTGAAAAGGCAACagcccccccaaaaaaatatataaaaagggaaaaagtaaaATCTTCTCTTACAACAAGTTTCTCCGCTAATAGTGACCAGATTATTCAAAGAAGCAAAATGCAAGTTTACATGTAAGCTATCATAGGTTGTATGTGTACAAATGCAAACAGCAATAGGATTATACCTGGTGATGTCATAAACCAGAAGTGCGCCAGCTGCTCCTCTGTAATATGACCTGGTGATGGATCTGAAAGATTCCTGCCCAGCCTAGAGAAAGAAAGGTGCATGGAGGGATGGAGAGTTATAGATCACTGTAATTGAATTAGATCAAAGTCCAAACATAATGCTGATAGAATAAGAAactaatttgaataaaaaagatACTGAGTGATCCACAATTATTAAGTACACGTATATCCCCTCATTGCATAGCGTTTGTCCCTTCTTCCACAATCCAAGAGTTGGAAAATGCAACATTTGACCAAGAGTTAATGTAATATGAGTGATATGACAGCATTTAAAAGGGAAACACCTCATAATACATACATGTAGTTTCTTAGAGTTAATATAATATGACAGCAGTTTAAAGCGAAACACCTCGTAATACATACATGTAGTTTCTTCAAATCCAAATTCAAAGAGAAGACTAGCTTATATCCAATTTAAGTCCAAATGTTGATCAACTTGACGCGTCATCTCACAAATAGGGTGGGGTGTACGCAGACCGAGCCCTTGTCACAATTCACaacctttgtggggtagagaggttgttccCCGTAGACCCTTGGGTCATCAACTTGACCATCAAGAAGTGAAAAAAGGATAGAGGTTAAAGCATCAAATAGGTTGTCTTTTAACATAGAGATAACCGTCAGTTTAACATCAGTCTATGTTAAGGTGATTGTTTGAACAACGAACAACCAAGGGTTAGACAGGAAATGTGTAGCATCAACAACGAACAACCAAGGGTTAGACAGGAAATGTGTAGCATCATACTTAAATTTGATTCAGCACACATATTTGACATGGTAGAAAACTCCCCCACCTCCCCCCtactccaaaaaaataaattccaaCCCAGGAGGTACCAATGACTCTTCCCACTTTGTACCCTTGGTGACTCAAAC
The Solanum stenotomum isolate F172 chromosome 12, ASM1918654v1, whole genome shotgun sequence DNA segment above includes these coding regions:
- the LOC125848603 gene encoding ras-related protein RABB1b, whose protein sequence is MSYDYLFKYIIIGDTGVGKSCLLLQFTDKRFQPVHDLTIGVEFGARMVTIDGKPIKLQIWDTAGQESFRSITRSYYRGAAGALLVYDITRRETFNHLASWLEDARQHANPNMTIMLVGNKSDLSHRRAVSKEEGEQFAKENGLLFLEASARTAQSVEEAFIQTAAKILQKIQEGVFDVSNESSGIKVGYGRTQGPAGPRDGAVAQRGGCCS